One Zingiber officinale cultivar Zhangliang chromosome 10B, Zo_v1.1, whole genome shotgun sequence genomic window, tgtgactacccagaagtaTTTCCGGACGAATTTCCAGGcttagctccggatagggaaattgaatttgaaattgaacTCATTcttggtacccatccaatctcaaaagcaccctaccgcatggctctagcagaattgaaagaacttcagggacagttacaggagctactcgataagggcttcattcgccctagtcactcaccatggggagctccggtgttatTCGTAAATAAGGACGGGTCCATgtgaatgtgtgtggactaccgaaCGCTCAagaaagtaacaatcaagaacaagtatcccttGCTGaggattgatgatctatttgatcagttaaagggaaccacagtcttttccaagatagacttgcggtccggatatcatcaagtgaaagtgagggcagatgatataccgaagacagcattccgaacgaggtatggacactacgagtttgtagtcatgccttttggagtgacgaacgctctGACCACGTTTATGGATCTAATGAACAGAATGTTCAAAgcgtatttggataagtttgtgatCATCTTTATAGAAgatattcttatatactccaaaagtcaagaaaaacatgctgaacatctgaagacagtattacagattctttAGCAGAGACAGTTGTACACGAAGTTCTCCAAGTGTGAGTtttggctcgatcaagtgtccttcctaggtcacattatttccaaggatggggtcatggtagacccgacaaaaatggaagcactacaagaaaatcctcattcaacaatactcaaacgacaacagttttatacCAAATCATTGTTTTTtcccttttaacaacggttttaacaaaaaccgttgtcttttagcattTTTTTTGACCttcgacaatgatttttaaaacccgTTGTCTATTTATACTTTTTAGGGCTACAACAAaggtttttaaaggctacgacaataattttttaaaactattgtcTATGTGCgttttttttgggattacgacaacgatttttgaaaatcgttgtctattaagtgttgttgaatatcATTATTCTTTTTTCTTTCGCTGCTTTTTCCCCTTCGCAATTTTTTGCCACTGCGTTTTGTCTTTCCCTCTCTCTGaaattttttgccgccgcattccgccactttaccttctcgatccctaaaACTACTCACTTGCTCTCTCGTTTTCTATGGTGATGGTGAGCGCGCGGCTGTGGGATTGGAGTAGAATGGAAGGATAGAAGAAGGCTTAGAGGTTTTCAATGTTGACGATCTCTGTCGAGGCATCCTAAACCTCATCGCGTACCTCTGATCTGTAGCCATGGATCGTACCAACGGCGACCTCGACGACCTTGGAAGACTGTCGCATCCTCCAATCATCCCTAGCACGACATCTCCCATAGAGAAGGAAACTCCTTTCTGGTGTATCGATTCCTCCTTTGTTATTGTCCGATCACTTTTCTCATGAGATATTTTCGGTTAAATGGAATAATTTATGGGTAGGCAGCTACTTCAGGGCACTTGGCTGATACCAAATGGGGTTTTTTTTGCTACAATGATCGTTATCGACGATTCTTTGGTGATGAGTTTAGTAATGATTCTTTGGTGATCATTATCGTTATCGAATAATTTTTGTTTTTGCTAGAAAACAAAAATACTTTTCTGGCCAATTAATTCATGTTGTTCTTGATATCGCATGGGTTTAGCAGGTGGAGGAGATACCAGGTGGCTTTCCTTTTGAGATCCAAGATGAGAAGGGAATGAACACTGTTACTCTAAAGAGAAACTATCATGGAGAGAGAGTGTCGAGGTCATAGTTTCCATGCCTAGCCTATGAAGAGAAACTATCATGGCTTGACTATGAAGGACCTGATTTCAGGTTTGTATTCTTTTCCTTCATTTTGTTATTTTGTATGATTATGCTAAGGAACAACAATACAACATTTTTTTTGTGCAGTGATCTGGATGAGAATCTGCAGAAATCCTTTCACAAGTATCTAGAGATAAGAGGAATTTCCCCTTTGACAACCAATTTCCTACATAAGTACATGATAAATAAAGACAGTCGTGAGTATTTGCTATGGTTGAAGAATTTGAAGTATTTTATCCAAAAGTAGAatgtttcaaaaaatttcaaCAGATTTTCATTTAATATAGTCTTATCCCGAACTCATGATTCTTTATTAAGTTTATTATTGCCTTAGAAATAACTAATGCACCATGGTTTTTACCAGTTATTGAGAAATCATATTCTGTAGCACAATCTTATAGTCTGATAATATTTCAAGAGTATTTAATCTGGAAATGAAATCTACAGGTTAACGTCGAGTTCATGTTTACTTAGTGGAGATACATCTGTGCAGCTAGAATTTTCTCCATTATTACTGGTGGGGGAATGCATAGTGTAGGAGGTAACTTTTTCTTATCTAAATTCCTCTTCATATGGGATCTacttgtatgtatgtatgtatgtaatcATGGAACTGATTAACCCATATTTCCTGCTTTAGATTCAGATAGTTTGAGATATGTTATAATTGTGACCATAATTTGGTATCGATATTGGTGGTTTGTTgacttttgaaaaaatatttcattctcTTGGCATGGTGGTCACAAGCTATAGATGCATATTCTCTTTCCATGtcaattataaaatttttcaaccATGCTGCAGTTCAATTGGATGCTTGTGAGGATTAGACTTTGATATTTGTTCATTGGAGATTTTTCTTACAGCTGTCTAATTTTGACTAAGAGTGAAAGTACAGATTGCTCATTTCCTCTAACCTTCTAAATAGGTTTTTAAGTCTCAGATTGTCTCCATGTTACTTTCTCTGTTGTGCAACTCTAAAAACAACCAATTTCTCATCCCAAACTCATGATTTTTTATGATGCAATGATTATACTCCAACCTCAGGGAAAGGAGCTTGATTTTCTCATTGTAATATTGCATGATAATGATGGTTCTCTTTATGTTATGATGTCTTTCTTGCACTTGATCTTGTTCGACACAACCTGATATTTTTGCTTGTTGAcaaatatcaattggttgaaccttttagctttaattttttttcctttccttgttcGCTTTATTATTATATGTCATAGTTATTACAAGTGATCAAAAGCAGATATGTGACACTGGCCTTGGTTTAGTTTCACAATGTTGCTTGACAAAGCATGTTTTCAGGATGAGTAAATAGTCCCTTGCCAATGTTGGCCTCTAGATCAATGGAAAGTTGAGTACGTGGAAGGTGGATCtatttttcttgttcttctttgtgTTACTAAGGcttgattcataggttggagGAAGGGACACAGTTCTTGTAGATGCATTGACAAGGTGCATTCCTCTTGTTAGCGACCGACCTACTATAATTTTTGGTGCTGACGTAACACATTCTCATCCTGGGGAAGATTCTAGCCTTTCTATCGTAGTTGTAAGTAATTTTCTCAATCTTCATTTCTTAGTCTATGTATAGCTGCCTTGATGTACCCTTACTATCACATGCAATGTATTAATATTTCATTTAGACAAGAGATTGCTAGAATCAATATAAAAATTTTGTTAGCTTAATGTAAAGTTTGTtctttatattcaaatttaattgCATGATTTATTATCCTTTCTCTTTTTTATCAAACACAATTACTTAAATGAGGGTTAGTTTACATTGTTTAAACTTCAGACATGTTTGTATTGTAATGCTtcatagtagaataaaaaacctAACTAGTTGAGGGGATAATGACCttgttttggatatttttatcttctaatatatgtttatattttgcagGTTCTATTGACAAAGTTTCCTAGCGTGCTACCAACGTTCCAAGTAACATCAAATGTTGTTCAGGATTTGACAATTACAAGTAATATTCACTCAACATTCTATATTTCTTTATctattttttcataattaattaaatgcattagTTGAACATAACAATTAAAATAGACTTATATGGAACATGTTGGTCTATGTTCCCGTATGAATTGCACTTTTATTTGAAGCAGAAATTCTTATACGCATGTTGATCCTTTTTACTAGTGTTGTCAAGCACTAACATTGCAAAATAGTGTGACAACTGACAATCAAGACTACATGGAATAGTATCATCCTCAAAGGTACACGCACTTGCTGTATAAGGTATATA contains:
- the LOC122029176 gene encoding uncharacterized protein LOC122029176; translation: MDRTNGDLDDLGRLSHPPIIPSTTSPIEKETPFWCIDSSFAATSGHLADTKWGFFCYNDRYRRFFGDEFSNDSLVEEIPGGFPFEIQDEKGMNTVTLKRNYHGERKLSWLDYEGPDFSDLDENLQKSFHKYLEIRGISPLTTNFLHKYMINKDSREYLLWLKNLKYFIQK